The Drosophila teissieri strain GT53w chromosome X, Prin_Dtei_1.1, whole genome shotgun sequence genome has a segment encoding these proteins:
- the LOC122623539 gene encoding ral GTPase-activating protein subunit beta isoform X1, which translates to MYSEWASLSAQITANSCGAQCFSVLNKFPASAGREVVVSVVKQLGTNLGITQNAEPSHLVKDEEVKWCMDVICFGLSLPLQEHETIKDCVNVYCEWLTALHPQPRISVPKPICEDANLYARQIINHFHNLFVPRQGESADTIKRQAVLCHRVLRTLQQTAQISQLMDRQTWDTLLLFLLAINEILLAPPTVKDDVGDQLCERVLSVLFEVWLLACVRSFPSPSMWKTLQESCAMWRHRVALVDQWNRVNLALTARLLEFSYGPAFPQLKNADEDGQLIPIGMSNDCVAQTWYRFLRMIGNPTALCSPHIISKSSHFVQWALTHEKGAETHQHPCLQQLPQIFLNAMKGISSQVDAFLGVYQPPPQQTEGVVTNLLEIRHSLNEATSSTLQQFIHSSSATNIANHNQQNQPSHHHHYLHYPHLHLHGAGSFLRDNFMSNSASSALNAIMGHHGGHHHHHQHQQQQQQQQPQLQISASPTSSLATGGSAAVGSTSAGGSHSAGVVGSISFVAAESPGIAGQATASATPTPPLQRRLAKSFSVAPTITQQKGLSKTSLIGLTGGGGARNAISSSANTTAGSTGPGSGLEGSATAPAPTTPTSTSGPPSASSSINSLPLTSMGAGVELAVARPKCNSILHVFHEWLFEAAHIGGDTWRQNRKKQACEASKRPSSMIMEHRKGSISLSQPNSLNDPQSLPPTLTIDKYESGRAEAIGTLCKIFCAKKTGEEILPVYLARFYMALQQCLKITESRECDETLASILLHSSDLFRLDLDGINVLLPGFIAALEIVLPDKDLKLKTQSMVFNRTELRRSAINILLSIMVLPLHYQTLPIRDLTCETSEKMFTFIQLKSRLMNILMNALQVETDAQNTHMLLGGLLLCVQDAVTFEETELGGGNANLSHNSSGVQHHDANLLSSACSERSASLVSAGTASLGGQTTATMGAGSGSIRDTASAHDYPSLTISDDMSFEFGQELEGVTTYDNAHALFVRATYLVCHRLISSWKTDLNVSLAALELLSGLARLHIRETDTLVKIYEASQNLTIISSDALECKRAVKWICDYICYQCSRPPPAHSKDLHSTIVAAFQCTAAWLMQHPYLLQDKDCLQTVLEVVELGISGTKSQSKGTDIPKFKDEKELKPASMRVRDAAENLLTIILEQVGYFPSECGPESISSLLDELALMKHCNSLVPAAAASSEQAIAKFKYFVTENSTILALLEEPLGNDQDPQPTVTLLIRGPFGRHAWTMQLRHLPRSKSGIKYHAVNPGRPIPMNDVMQRLDSEQKNFPDGVDKVQPCVADYSIPTIEQMREQYGTAGIRELESMLENQSIHEKLAWAEADTSADSLSHAQECVPPAVCHEFHAARLFLSHFGFLGFETRNPQNPAEALGNPPQRPLIVLDTKSTAFAADLDRLDKLSARTHDSVYVFYVKSGQTSAQQIIGNMAEEQSASHDPHFASMLQTLGWPVQIAEHSGWTGFAHNSWSLKGTPEEQLKSTASELNYNGSQRVLYWADVSSEIAFVVPTTWNLRYNSDTSDSGSISSTDQIGSSNVWARGEADSATGLAKSKSRNLSLELDTNRRDVKEPVPPTRRKGNVTKPTLLAQAPAKIFLVWLESYEDYLNFPLEDLLAYTRTGEELHTQQLPRASDCHVIFVHSLLSGLLRVKLQGPPGRMSFATPLVDGMVLSRRVVGNLVRQTALNISRRRRLDNDNYQPPHVRRRLKVQDIVQKYKMDLSEAELLAHLFQRAI; encoded by the exons ATGTACTCCGAGTGGGCCTCGCTGTCCGCCCAAATCACAGCCAACAGCTGCGGCGCCCAGTGCTTCAGTGTCCTCAACAAATTCCCCGCCTCCGCCGGACGCGAGGTGGTCGTCTCTGTGGTCAAGCAGCTGGGCACCAACCTGGGCATCACCCAGAACGCAGAGCCCAGTCACCTGGTCAAGGACGAGGAG GTGAAATGGTGCATGGACGTGATCTGCTTCGGACTTTCGCTTCCGCTGCAGGAGCACGAGACGATCAAGGACTGCGTGAATGTGTACTGCGAGTGGCTGACGGCGCTGCATCCGCAGCCCAGGATCAGTGTGCCGAAGCCGATCTGCGAGGATGCCAACCTATATGCCCGCCAGATCATCAACCACTTTCACAACCTGTTTGTGCCGCGCCAGGGCGAAA GTGCAGATACAATTAAACGGCAGGCAGTGCTCTGCCATCGGGTGCTCCGAACCCTGCAGCAAACTGCGCAGATATCGCAGCTGATGGACCGGCAGACCTGGGATACGCTGCTCCTCTTTCTGCTGGCCATCAATGAGATCCTGCTGGCGCCGCCCACCGTCAAGGACGATGTGGGCGATCAGCTGTGCGAGCGAGTGCTCTCCGTGCTCTTCGAGGTGTGGCTGCTGGCCTGCGTTCGCAGTTTTCCCTCACCGTCGATGTGGAAGACGCTGCAGGAGTCGTGCGCCATGTGGCGCCACCGCGTGGCCCTCGTGGATCAATGGAATCGCGTGAACTTGGCCCTAACCGCTCGTCTGCTGGAGTTCAGCTATGGTCCTGCGTTTCCACAGCTCAAGAATG CCGACGAGGATGGCCAGCTGATACCAATTGGCATGTCCAACGACTGTGTGGCCCAGACGTGGTACCGCTTCCTGCGGATGATTGGCAATCCCACGGCCCTCTGTTCGCCACACATCATCAGCAAGTCATCGCACTTTGTGCAGTGGGCCTTGACGCACGAAAAGGGCGCTGAGACGCATCAGCATCCTTGCCTGCAACAACTGCCGCAGATCTTCCTCAATGCCATGAAGGGCATTTCCAGTCAGGTGGACGCTTTTCTAG gcGTTTAtcagccgccgccgcagcaaACGGAGGGCGTGGTAACGAATCTGCTGGAAATCCGGCACTCGCTCAACGAGGCCACCTCCTCGACGCTGCAGCAGTTCATCCACTCCAGTAGCGCCACGAATATTGCGAATCACAATCAGCAGAATCAGCCTAGCCATCACCATCATTACCTCCACTAtccgcatttgcatttacacGGTGCCGGTAGCTTTCTGCGCGACAATTTCATGAGCAACTCGGCCAGCTCCGCCCTGAACGCCATCATGGGTCACCATGgcggccaccaccaccaccaccaacatcagcagcaacagcagcagcagcagccgcagctcCAGATCAGTGCCTCGCCCACCAGCAGTCTGGCGACGGGCGGCAGCGCCGCCGTGGGCAGCACCAGTGCCGGAGGCAGTCACTCCGCCGGAGTCGTGGGCAGCATCTCCTTTGTCGCCGCTGAATCGCCGGGCATCGCCGGTCAGGCGACCGcctcagccacgcccacaccgccACTCCAGCGGCGTCTGGCCAAAAGCTTCAGCGTAGCGCCCACCATCACACAACAGAAGG GCTTGAGCAAGACCTCGCTTATTGGCCTcaccggcggcggcggtgcaCGCAACGCgatcagcagcagcgccaacaCCACCGCCGGCAGCACGGGACCGGGATCGGGGCTCGAGGGATCCGCCACTGCTCCGGCGCCCACAACTCCCACGTCCACGTCGGGTCCGCCGTcggcgagcagcagcatcaact CTCTGCCGCTGACTTCAATGGGAGCGGGTGTCGAGCTGGCCGTGGCCAGACCCAAGTGCAACAGCATTCTCCACGTATTCCACGAGTGGCTCTTCGAGGCGGCGCACATCGGAGGCGACACTTGGCGGCAGAACCGTAAAA AACAAGCATGCGAGGCCAGTAAGCGGCCATCGTCGATGATCATGGAGCACCGCAAGGGATCGATATCGTTGTCGCAGCCCAACTCCCTGAACGATCCGCAATCGTTGCCGCCCACGCTGACCATCGATAAGTACGAGTCCGGGCGAGCGGAGGCCATTGGCACGCTGTGCAAGATCTTCTGCGCGAAGAAGACGGGCGAGGAGATCCTGCCGGTCTATTTGGCCCGCTTCTACATGGCCCTGCAGCAGTGCCTGAAGATCACCGAGTCGCGGGAGTGCGACGAGACGTTGGCCAGCATACTGCTGCACTCGAGCGACCTGTTTCGCCTGGACCTGGATGGGATTAATGTGCTGCTGCCGGGCTTCATTGCCGCCTTGGAGATCGTACTGCCCGACAAGGACCTCAAGCTGAAGACCCAATCGATGGTCTTCAATCGCACCGAGCTGCGCCGCTCGGCGATCAACATACTGCTGTCCATCATGGTGCTGCCCTTGCACTACCAAACGCTGCCCATCCGGGATCTGACCTGTGAGACCAGCGAGAA AATGTTTACGTTCATCCAACTGAAGTCGCGACTCATGAACATCCTGATGAATGCCCTGCAGGTGGAAACGGATGCCCAAAACACGCACATGCTCCTGGGCGGCCTGCTGCTGTGCGTGCAGGACGCCGTCACCTTCGAGGAGACGGAACTGGGCGGCGGCAATGCGAATCTCTCGCACAACTCCAGTGGTGTGCAGCACCACGACGCCAATCTACTGAGTTCGG CGTGCTCGGAGCGTTCCGCTTCGCTGGTCAGCGCTGGCACGGCCAGCTTGGGCGGCCAGACGACGGCCACCATGGGAGCGGGATCGGGCTCCATACGCGACACCGCCTCCGCCCACGACTACCCCAGCCTGACCATTTCCGATGACATGTCATTCGAGTTCGGCCAGGAACTGGAGGGGGTGACCACCTATG ATAATGCCCATGCCCTGTTTGTGCGCGCCACGTATTTGGTGTGCCATCGACTGATCTCGTCGTGGAAGACGGATCTGAATGTCTCGCTGGCCGCCTTGGAGCTGCTGTCTGGCCTGGCCAGGTTACATATCCGGGAAACAG ACACCTTAGTGAAAATATACGAAGCTAGTCAGAATCTAACGATAATCTCCTCAGACGCTCTAGAGTGCAAGCGGGCCGTGAAGTGGATCTGTGACTATATCTGCTACCAGTGCTCCCGTCCGCCGCCGGCGCACAGCAAGGATCTGCACAGCACCATTGTGGCGGCCTTCCAGTGCACCGCCGCCTGGCTGATGCAGCATCCGTATTTGCTGCAGGACAAGGATTGCCTGCAAACGGTCCTCGAGGTGGTGGAGCTGGGCATTTCGGGCACCAAGAGCCAGAGCAAGGGCACCGATATACCCAAGTTCAAGGACGAGAAGGAGCTAAAGCCCGCCTCGATGAGAGTGCGCGATGCTGCTGAGAATCTGCTCACCATCATACTGGAGCAAGTGGGCTACTTCCCCAGCGAGTGCGGCCCGGAGTCCATATCATCGCTGTTGGACGAGCTGGCGCTGATGAAGCACTGCAACTCCCTGGtgccggcggcggcggccagcaGTGAGCAGGCCATTGCCAAGTTCAAGTACTTCGTCACCGAGAACTCCACCATATTGGCGCTGCTCGAGGAGCCGCTGGGCAATGACCAGGATCCGCAGCCCACAGTGACAT TGCTCATACGCGGTCCGTTTGGCCGACATGCGTGGACCATGCAGCTGCGCCATCTGCCTCGCAGCAAGTCTGGGATTAAGTACCATGCCGTGAATCCTGGCCGGCCCATACCCATGAACGATGTGATGCAGCGGCTGGATAGCGAGCAAAAGAACTTCCCCGACGGCGTGGACAAAGTGCAGCCATGTGTGGCCGACTACTCCATACCGACCATCGAACAAATGCGCGAGCAGTACGGCACTGCCGGCATACGGGAGCTGGAGTCGATGCTGGAGAATCAGAGCATCCACGAGAAACTGGCCTGGGCGGAGGCGGACACCAGTGCGGATAGTTTGTCGCACGCCCAGGAATGTGTGCCGCCAGCGGTGTGCCACGAGTTCCATGCGGCGCGTCTCTTCCTCTCGCACTTTGGGTTCCTGGGATTCGAGACGCGGAATCCACAAAATCCAGCCGAAGCACTGGGCAATCCGCCACAGCGACCGCTCATCGTGCTGGACACCAAGTCCACGGCCTTCGCCGCCGATCTGGATCGATTGGACAAGCTGAGTGCGAGGACGCACGACTCCGTCTATGTGTTCTATGTGAAG AGTGGTCAAACGAGTGCGCAGCAGATAATCGGCAACATGGCCGAGGAGCAGTCTGCCAGCCATGATCCGCACTTCGCCAGCATGCTGCAAACGCTGGGCTGGCCGGTACAGATTGCGGAACACTCTGGCTGGACGGGCTTTGCCCACAACTCGTGGTCGCTCAAGGGAACGCCCGAGGAGCAGCTAAAATCGACTGCCAGCGAGCTGAACTACAATGGCTCACAGAGAGTGCTCTACTGGGCGGACGTATCGTCGGAAATCGCCTTCGTGGTGCCGACGACGTGGAATCTGCGCTACAATAGCGATACTAGCGATAGTGGCAGCATCTCGAGCACGGACCAGATTGGCTCCAGCAATGTCTGGGCACGCGGAGAGGCCGACAGTGCGACTGGCCtggccaagtccaagtccaggAATCTTAGCCTAGAACTCGACACGAATCGCCGGGATGTCAAGGAGCCCGTGCCGCCGACGCGGCGAAAGGGAAATGTGACGAAACCCACGCTGCTGGCCCAGGCGCCAGCCAAGATCTTTCTGGTGTGGCTGGAGAGCTACGAGGATTACCTTAACTTTCCGCTGGAGGATCTGCTGGCCTACACGCGCACTGGCGAGGAGCTGCACACGCAGCAGCTGCCGCGCGCCTCCGACTGTCACGTGATCTTCGTGCATTCGCTGCTCTCGGGACTGCTGAGAGTCAAGTTGCAGGGACCGCCGGGAAGGATGagctttgccacgcccctggtCGATGGCATGGTCCTGAGCCGGCGCGTAGTCGGAAATCTGGTGCGACAAACGGCATTAAACATATCACGACGCCGCCGTCTGGACAATGATAA CTACCAACCGCCTCATGTGCGACGACGACTCAAGGTGCAGGACATTGTCCAGAAGTACAAAATGGATCTGAGCGAGGCCGAGCTGCTGGCCCATCTGTTCCAGCGCGCAATTTAG
- the LOC122623539 gene encoding ral GTPase-activating protein subunit beta isoform X7, with protein sequence MYSEWASLSAQITANSCGAQCFSVLNKFPASAGREVVVSVVKQLGTNLGITQNAEPSHLVKDEEVKWCMDVICFGLSLPLQEHETIKDCVNVYCEWLTALHPQPRISVPKPICEDANLYARQIINHFHNLFVPRQGESADTIKRQAVLCHRVLRTLQQTAQISQLMDRQTWDTLLLFLLAINEILLAPPTVKDDVGDQLCERVLSVLFEVWLLACVRSFPSPSMWKTLQESCAMWRHRVALVDQWNRVNLALTARLLEFSYGPAFPQLKNADEDGQLIPIGMSNDCVAQTWYRFLRMIGNPTALCSPHIISKSSHFVQWALTHEKGAETHQHPCLQQLPQIFLNAMKGISSQVDAFLGLSKTSLIGLTGGGGARNAISSSANTTAGSTGPGSGLEGSATAPAPTTPTSTSGPPSASSSINSLPLTSMGAGVELAVARPKCNSILHVFHEWLFEAAHIGGDTWRQNRKKQACEASKRPSSMIMEHRKGSISLSQPNSLNDPQSLPPTLTIDKYESGRAEAIGTLCKIFCAKKTGEEILPVYLARFYMALQQCLKITESRECDETLASILLHSSDLFRLDLDGINVLLPGFIAALEIVLPDKDLKLKTQSMVFNRTELRRSAINILLSIMVLPLHYQTLPIRDLTCETSEKMFTFIQLKSRLMNILMNALQVETDAQNTHMLLGGLLLCVQDAVTFEETELGGGNANLSHNSSGVQHHDANLLSSACSERSASLVSAGTASLGGQTTATMGAGSGSIRDTASAHDYPSLTISDDMSFEFGQELEGVTTYDNAHALFVRATYLVCHRLISSWKTDLNVSLAALELLSGLARLHIRETDALECKRAVKWICDYICYQCSRPPPAHSKDLHSTIVAAFQCTAAWLMQHPYLLQDKDCLQTVLEVVELGISGTKSQSKGTDIPKFKDEKELKPASMRVRDAAENLLTIILEQVGYFPSECGPESISSLLDELALMKHCNSLVPAAAASSEQAIAKFKYFVTENSTILALLEEPLGNDQDPQPTVTLLIRGPFGRHAWTMQLRHLPRSKSGIKYHAVNPGRPIPMNDVMQRLDSEQKNFPDGVDKVQPCVADYSIPTIEQMREQYGTAGIRELESMLENQSIHEKLAWAEADTSADSLSHAQECVPPAVCHEFHAARLFLSHFGFLGFETRNPQNPAEALGNPPQRPLIVLDTKSTAFAADLDRLDKLSARTHDSVYVFYVKSGQTSAQQIIGNMAEEQSASHDPHFASMLQTLGWPVQIAEHSGWTGFAHNSWSLKGTPEEQLKSTASELNYNGSQRVLYWADVSSEIAFVVPTTWNLRYNSDTSDSGSISSTDQIGSSNVWARGEADSATGLAKSKSRNLSLELDTNRRDVKEPVPPTRRKGNVTKPTLLAQAPAKIFLVWLESYEDYLNFPLEDLLAYTRTGEELHTQQLPRASDCHVIFVHSLLSGLLRVKLQGPPGRMSFATPLVDGMVLSRRVVGNLVRQTALNISRRRRLDNDNYQPPHVRRRLKVQDIVQKYKMDLSEAELLAHLFQRAI encoded by the exons ATGTACTCCGAGTGGGCCTCGCTGTCCGCCCAAATCACAGCCAACAGCTGCGGCGCCCAGTGCTTCAGTGTCCTCAACAAATTCCCCGCCTCCGCCGGACGCGAGGTGGTCGTCTCTGTGGTCAAGCAGCTGGGCACCAACCTGGGCATCACCCAGAACGCAGAGCCCAGTCACCTGGTCAAGGACGAGGAG GTGAAATGGTGCATGGACGTGATCTGCTTCGGACTTTCGCTTCCGCTGCAGGAGCACGAGACGATCAAGGACTGCGTGAATGTGTACTGCGAGTGGCTGACGGCGCTGCATCCGCAGCCCAGGATCAGTGTGCCGAAGCCGATCTGCGAGGATGCCAACCTATATGCCCGCCAGATCATCAACCACTTTCACAACCTGTTTGTGCCGCGCCAGGGCGAAA GTGCAGATACAATTAAACGGCAGGCAGTGCTCTGCCATCGGGTGCTCCGAACCCTGCAGCAAACTGCGCAGATATCGCAGCTGATGGACCGGCAGACCTGGGATACGCTGCTCCTCTTTCTGCTGGCCATCAATGAGATCCTGCTGGCGCCGCCCACCGTCAAGGACGATGTGGGCGATCAGCTGTGCGAGCGAGTGCTCTCCGTGCTCTTCGAGGTGTGGCTGCTGGCCTGCGTTCGCAGTTTTCCCTCACCGTCGATGTGGAAGACGCTGCAGGAGTCGTGCGCCATGTGGCGCCACCGCGTGGCCCTCGTGGATCAATGGAATCGCGTGAACTTGGCCCTAACCGCTCGTCTGCTGGAGTTCAGCTATGGTCCTGCGTTTCCACAGCTCAAGAATG CCGACGAGGATGGCCAGCTGATACCAATTGGCATGTCCAACGACTGTGTGGCCCAGACGTGGTACCGCTTCCTGCGGATGATTGGCAATCCCACGGCCCTCTGTTCGCCACACATCATCAGCAAGTCATCGCACTTTGTGCAGTGGGCCTTGACGCACGAAAAGGGCGCTGAGACGCATCAGCATCCTTGCCTGCAACAACTGCCGCAGATCTTCCTCAATGCCATGAAGGGCATTTCCAGTCAGGTGGACGCTTTTCTAG GCTTGAGCAAGACCTCGCTTATTGGCCTcaccggcggcggcggtgcaCGCAACGCgatcagcagcagcgccaacaCCACCGCCGGCAGCACGGGACCGGGATCGGGGCTCGAGGGATCCGCCACTGCTCCGGCGCCCACAACTCCCACGTCCACGTCGGGTCCGCCGTcggcgagcagcagcatcaact CTCTGCCGCTGACTTCAATGGGAGCGGGTGTCGAGCTGGCCGTGGCCAGACCCAAGTGCAACAGCATTCTCCACGTATTCCACGAGTGGCTCTTCGAGGCGGCGCACATCGGAGGCGACACTTGGCGGCAGAACCGTAAAA AACAAGCATGCGAGGCCAGTAAGCGGCCATCGTCGATGATCATGGAGCACCGCAAGGGATCGATATCGTTGTCGCAGCCCAACTCCCTGAACGATCCGCAATCGTTGCCGCCCACGCTGACCATCGATAAGTACGAGTCCGGGCGAGCGGAGGCCATTGGCACGCTGTGCAAGATCTTCTGCGCGAAGAAGACGGGCGAGGAGATCCTGCCGGTCTATTTGGCCCGCTTCTACATGGCCCTGCAGCAGTGCCTGAAGATCACCGAGTCGCGGGAGTGCGACGAGACGTTGGCCAGCATACTGCTGCACTCGAGCGACCTGTTTCGCCTGGACCTGGATGGGATTAATGTGCTGCTGCCGGGCTTCATTGCCGCCTTGGAGATCGTACTGCCCGACAAGGACCTCAAGCTGAAGACCCAATCGATGGTCTTCAATCGCACCGAGCTGCGCCGCTCGGCGATCAACATACTGCTGTCCATCATGGTGCTGCCCTTGCACTACCAAACGCTGCCCATCCGGGATCTGACCTGTGAGACCAGCGAGAA AATGTTTACGTTCATCCAACTGAAGTCGCGACTCATGAACATCCTGATGAATGCCCTGCAGGTGGAAACGGATGCCCAAAACACGCACATGCTCCTGGGCGGCCTGCTGCTGTGCGTGCAGGACGCCGTCACCTTCGAGGAGACGGAACTGGGCGGCGGCAATGCGAATCTCTCGCACAACTCCAGTGGTGTGCAGCACCACGACGCCAATCTACTGAGTTCGG CGTGCTCGGAGCGTTCCGCTTCGCTGGTCAGCGCTGGCACGGCCAGCTTGGGCGGCCAGACGACGGCCACCATGGGAGCGGGATCGGGCTCCATACGCGACACCGCCTCCGCCCACGACTACCCCAGCCTGACCATTTCCGATGACATGTCATTCGAGTTCGGCCAGGAACTGGAGGGGGTGACCACCTATG ATAATGCCCATGCCCTGTTTGTGCGCGCCACGTATTTGGTGTGCCATCGACTGATCTCGTCGTGGAAGACGGATCTGAATGTCTCGCTGGCCGCCTTGGAGCTGCTGTCTGGCCTGGCCAGGTTACATATCCGGGAAACAG ACGCTCTAGAGTGCAAGCGGGCCGTGAAGTGGATCTGTGACTATATCTGCTACCAGTGCTCCCGTCCGCCGCCGGCGCACAGCAAGGATCTGCACAGCACCATTGTGGCGGCCTTCCAGTGCACCGCCGCCTGGCTGATGCAGCATCCGTATTTGCTGCAGGACAAGGATTGCCTGCAAACGGTCCTCGAGGTGGTGGAGCTGGGCATTTCGGGCACCAAGAGCCAGAGCAAGGGCACCGATATACCCAAGTTCAAGGACGAGAAGGAGCTAAAGCCCGCCTCGATGAGAGTGCGCGATGCTGCTGAGAATCTGCTCACCATCATACTGGAGCAAGTGGGCTACTTCCCCAGCGAGTGCGGCCCGGAGTCCATATCATCGCTGTTGGACGAGCTGGCGCTGATGAAGCACTGCAACTCCCTGGtgccggcggcggcggccagcaGTGAGCAGGCCATTGCCAAGTTCAAGTACTTCGTCACCGAGAACTCCACCATATTGGCGCTGCTCGAGGAGCCGCTGGGCAATGACCAGGATCCGCAGCCCACAGTGACAT TGCTCATACGCGGTCCGTTTGGCCGACATGCGTGGACCATGCAGCTGCGCCATCTGCCTCGCAGCAAGTCTGGGATTAAGTACCATGCCGTGAATCCTGGCCGGCCCATACCCATGAACGATGTGATGCAGCGGCTGGATAGCGAGCAAAAGAACTTCCCCGACGGCGTGGACAAAGTGCAGCCATGTGTGGCCGACTACTCCATACCGACCATCGAACAAATGCGCGAGCAGTACGGCACTGCCGGCATACGGGAGCTGGAGTCGATGCTGGAGAATCAGAGCATCCACGAGAAACTGGCCTGGGCGGAGGCGGACACCAGTGCGGATAGTTTGTCGCACGCCCAGGAATGTGTGCCGCCAGCGGTGTGCCACGAGTTCCATGCGGCGCGTCTCTTCCTCTCGCACTTTGGGTTCCTGGGATTCGAGACGCGGAATCCACAAAATCCAGCCGAAGCACTGGGCAATCCGCCACAGCGACCGCTCATCGTGCTGGACACCAAGTCCACGGCCTTCGCCGCCGATCTGGATCGATTGGACAAGCTGAGTGCGAGGACGCACGACTCCGTCTATGTGTTCTATGTGAAG AGTGGTCAAACGAGTGCGCAGCAGATAATCGGCAACATGGCCGAGGAGCAGTCTGCCAGCCATGATCCGCACTTCGCCAGCATGCTGCAAACGCTGGGCTGGCCGGTACAGATTGCGGAACACTCTGGCTGGACGGGCTTTGCCCACAACTCGTGGTCGCTCAAGGGAACGCCCGAGGAGCAGCTAAAATCGACTGCCAGCGAGCTGAACTACAATGGCTCACAGAGAGTGCTCTACTGGGCGGACGTATCGTCGGAAATCGCCTTCGTGGTGCCGACGACGTGGAATCTGCGCTACAATAGCGATACTAGCGATAGTGGCAGCATCTCGAGCACGGACCAGATTGGCTCCAGCAATGTCTGGGCACGCGGAGAGGCCGACAGTGCGACTGGCCtggccaagtccaagtccaggAATCTTAGCCTAGAACTCGACACGAATCGCCGGGATGTCAAGGAGCCCGTGCCGCCGACGCGGCGAAAGGGAAATGTGACGAAACCCACGCTGCTGGCCCAGGCGCCAGCCAAGATCTTTCTGGTGTGGCTGGAGAGCTACGAGGATTACCTTAACTTTCCGCTGGAGGATCTGCTGGCCTACACGCGCACTGGCGAGGAGCTGCACACGCAGCAGCTGCCGCGCGCCTCCGACTGTCACGTGATCTTCGTGCATTCGCTGCTCTCGGGACTGCTGAGAGTCAAGTTGCAGGGACCGCCGGGAAGGATGagctttgccacgcccctggtCGATGGCATGGTCCTGAGCCGGCGCGTAGTCGGAAATCTGGTGCGACAAACGGCATTAAACATATCACGACGCCGCCGTCTGGACAATGATAA CTACCAACCGCCTCATGTGCGACGACGACTCAAGGTGCAGGACATTGTCCAGAAGTACAAAATGGATCTGAGCGAGGCCGAGCTGCTGGCCCATCTGTTCCAGCGCGCAATTTAG